Proteins from one Desulfuribacillus alkaliarsenatis genomic window:
- a CDS encoding ATP-binding cassette domain-containing protein gives MTRKVEAKNVSVSYKEFEALSDINFSLENGKIYGLIGRNGAGKTSLLSVVAGYRNVTSGEMQIDGESVFENEKAMSQITFVHQTDYKDEYDTINEFFELAERYRHTFDRKYAEQLVELFQLPKDKALRKFSTGMQSAFNVTIGLANRTPITIFDEAYQGMDAPTREIFYKEILEEQARYPRLFILATHLVSEMEYLFDEVIIIHKGKLLVQEEMDSFIQKGFSLTGAISDVDEVISGLDALAGLNVLSEQQLGGTKSVMVYGKLPKEKEDDVKRKGLEIGNVSLHDLFIQLTKGGE, from the coding sequence TTGACTAGGAAAGTGGAGGCAAAGAATGTAAGTGTTTCTTATAAAGAATTTGAAGCATTGAGTGATATTAACTTTTCGTTAGAAAACGGTAAAATTTATGGGTTAATCGGTAGAAATGGTGCTGGGAAAACGAGTCTACTATCTGTAGTAGCTGGATACCGAAATGTGACTAGTGGAGAAATGCAAATAGATGGAGAAAGTGTTTTTGAAAATGAGAAAGCAATGTCTCAAATTACATTCGTTCATCAAACAGACTATAAGGACGAATATGATACAATAAATGAGTTTTTTGAACTGGCAGAGCGCTATCGTCATACCTTTGATCGAAAATATGCAGAGCAATTAGTAGAATTATTTCAACTTCCAAAAGACAAAGCATTAAGAAAGTTTTCTACGGGAATGCAGTCGGCTTTTAATGTAACAATCGGGCTAGCGAATAGAACTCCAATCACCATATTCGATGAGGCATACCAAGGTATGGATGCACCAACGCGAGAAATTTTTTACAAAGAAATACTAGAAGAGCAAGCACGTTACCCTCGACTTTTCATTTTAGCTACTCACCTAGTATCTGAAATGGAGTACTTGTTTGACGAGGTTATTATTATTCATAAAGGAAAACTATTAGTTCAAGAGGAAATGGATTCTTTCATACAAAAAGGGTTCTCTTTGACAGGTGCTATTAGTGATGTAGACGAAGTAATCTCTGGACTTGACGCATTAGCTGGACTTAACGTATTAAGTGAACAACAGCTTGGGGGAACAAAGTCAGTGATGGTGTACGGAAAATTACCGAAAGAAAAAGAAGATGATGTTAAACGAAAAGGTTTAGAAATAGGAAATGTTTCACTTCATGATTTGTTTATTCAATTAACAAAGGGGGGAGAGTAA
- a CDS encoding DNA alkylation repair protein — MLTAEGFIKELQKHYDEKELVKIDRFFKGNDYETKALGVRFGNVFAIAKTYKNLTIEEIEKLLDSNYYEVRMGAVTIMRHKARQKQTTEEVKEQLYHLYFRRHDRINNWDLVDAAAADVIGGYLYEKDRSPLYQLAQSENVWERRTAIVSTHYFIKQGDVQETFALAEILRNDDNEYINKAVGSWVREAGKKDEKALLKFLESYASSLPRVTLRFAVEKLSAEQKKYYMSKKEN, encoded by the coding sequence ATGCTAACAGCAGAAGGGTTCATTAAAGAACTACAAAAGCACTATGATGAGAAGGAATTGGTTAAAATTGACCGTTTCTTCAAGGGGAATGATTATGAAACCAAAGCATTAGGAGTGCGTTTCGGAAACGTATTTGCAATTGCTAAAACCTATAAAAATCTTACAATTGAAGAAATTGAAAAGCTTTTAGACAGTAACTATTATGAAGTGCGGATGGGTGCTGTGACAATTATGCGTCATAAAGCTCGTCAGAAGCAAACAACAGAAGAAGTAAAAGAACAACTGTATCATCTCTACTTTCGTCGTCATGATCGGATTAATAATTGGGACCTGGTTGATGCTGCCGCAGCCGATGTAATAGGTGGGTATCTTTACGAGAAAGATCGTAGCCCCCTTTATCAATTGGCGCAATCTGAAAATGTTTGGGAACGAAGAACTGCCATTGTGAGCACACATTACTTTATAAAGCAAGGTGATGTTCAAGAAACTTTTGCACTAGCAGAAATACTACGTAACGATGACAATGAATACATCAACAAAGCCGTAGGAAGTTGGGTGCGAGAAGCTGGGAAAAAAGATGAAAAAGCCCTATTAAAGTTTCTAGAATCCTACGCATCTAGCTTGCCAAGAGTTACCCTGCGCTTTGCAGTTGAAAAGCTTAGTGCCGAACAGAAAAAATATTATATGAGCAAGAAAGAAAATTAA
- a CDS encoding methylated-DNA--[protein]-cysteine S-methyltransferase translates to MQYLYKYNAHIGTLTITSDGEHIIGLWLNDIDLKESTEIKEVGPTEIAVFKEAKSWLDLYFDGKVPGFMPPILTNGTAFRQSVWKILCEIPYGEVITYGDIAKKIALQLGKQRMSAQAVGGAVGSNPISILIPCHRVVGASGNLTGYVGGLDKKARLLELEGLDMNRFFIPNSPKR, encoded by the coding sequence ATACAGTATTTATACAAATACAATGCACATATTGGGACACTAACTATAACCAGTGATGGTGAACACATCATTGGATTATGGTTGAATGATATAGATCTTAAAGAAAGTACAGAAATAAAAGAGGTGGGCCCAACCGAAATAGCAGTTTTCAAGGAAGCTAAAAGCTGGCTCGATCTTTATTTTGATGGCAAAGTTCCAGGGTTTATGCCACCAATACTTACTAATGGAACAGCGTTTCGCCAGTCTGTATGGAAGATTCTTTGTGAAATTCCGTATGGGGAAGTAATAACATATGGAGATATAGCTAAGAAGATTGCGTTACAACTTGGCAAACAACGAATGTCCGCGCAAGCCGTTGGAGGCGCAGTTGGGAGTAATCCTATCTCAATCCTAATTCCGTGTCACCGAGTGGTTGGGGCCAGTGGTAATCTGACGGGCTACGTTGGCGGATTAGATAAAAAAGCACGTCTACTAGAATTAGAAGGTTTAGATATGAATAGATTTTTCATACCAAACTCCCCTAAACGTTGA
- a CDS encoding polysaccharide deacetylase family protein, with product MNPSTSAQESRLAEAPIFIDGQSFNTRYIMRDDNLLVPALFFKHTGTYVDWNEQYQSVVFRAKDKYFALLIGKNYTDDLNRATGQWTRGTLATHTLDFGGEPFVPLVDVARKLGMDVRYDQTLRRTFITTNLPVQRNQIIRARTNEKLVALTFDDGPDDHYTPMILDILKEKGVPATFFVVGQQINAHPDMMRRIVNEGHGIANHTWSHPNLRNQWSSAVRNEIVSTQQELQRVVGRRPDIFRAPYGITTKADIAILNELGMRNIFWSVDTLDWSGLSADEILKIVRRDISPGGIILQHNYNPHANILDGTVEALPRIIDELRAQGYRFVTVQTLLDSQQ from the coding sequence TTGAATCCCTCAACAAGCGCACAGGAATCGAGGCTTGCCGAAGCGCCAATTTTTATAGATGGACAATCATTCAACACAAGATATATCATGCGTGATGATAACTTATTAGTGCCTGCATTATTCTTCAAACATACCGGTACTTATGTAGATTGGAACGAACAATATCAATCAGTCGTATTTAGAGCAAAAGACAAATATTTTGCTTTGCTGATTGGCAAAAATTATACTGATGACTTGAACCGGGCAACTGGTCAATGGACAAGGGGTACCCTTGCAACTCATACCCTAGATTTTGGTGGAGAACCATTTGTCCCCTTAGTAGATGTTGCAAGAAAGTTAGGCATGGATGTAAGGTATGACCAAACACTGAGACGTACCTTTATCACGACTAACCTACCAGTTCAAAGAAACCAAATTATTCGGGCTAGGACAAACGAAAAGCTCGTTGCTTTAACATTTGATGACGGACCAGACGACCACTATACACCTATGATATTGGATATTTTAAAAGAAAAAGGTGTGCCTGCAACATTTTTTGTCGTAGGGCAGCAAATTAATGCTCATCCAGATATGATGAGACGTATTGTGAATGAAGGTCATGGAATTGCAAACCATACTTGGAGCCACCCTAATCTTCGAAACCAGTGGTCATCAGCAGTAAGGAATGAAATAGTTTCTACGCAACAAGAGCTACAAAGAGTTGTGGGTAGAAGACCAGATATATTCCGAGCTCCGTATGGAATCACTACAAAAGCTGATATAGCTATTTTAAATGAACTCGGAATGAGAAATATCTTTTGGTCAGTGGATACACTTGATTGGAGTGGCTTATCTGCAGATGAAATATTAAAAATCGTCCGTCGCGACATATCACCTGGTGGGATTATCCTGCAGCATAATTATAATCCACATGCGAATATATTAGATGGTACAGTCGAAGCCCTTCCAAGGATAATTGATGAGCTTAGAGCGCAGGGTTATAGATTTGTAACCGTACAAACGTTATTAGACAGTCAGCAATAG
- a CDS encoding protein adenylyltransferase SelO, whose protein sequence is MSKDNKCPPIGWNFDNSYAELPETFYSKVKPTPVRSPQLVILNDSLAISLGLDIQGLKSNEGIEVLAGNKLLEGFFPLAQAYAGHQFGHFTMLGDGRAILLGEQLNAKGERFDIQLKGPGRTPYSRGGDGRAGLGPMLREYIISEAMNALGIPTTRSLTVVTTGESVVRETLQPGAILTRTASSHIRVGTFQYIANWGSVEELKQLADYTINRHFPNIKDSDDKYLGLLREVSKRQAELIAKWQLVGFIHGVMNTDNMAIGGETIDYGPCAFMDTYDTKTVFSSIDRHGRYAYENQPKIGAWNLARFAETLLPLLHQEESQAITIAQQELEKFMPQYESIWLKGMRAKLGLFGEVPEDEALINSLLSIMEKHKADYTNTFRTLTLNSKDKKDITDMNNKYGIFKATEFIQWQEKWMGRKARQQEKMESSYQLMKSSNPAVIPRNHRVEEALEAAVGEQDYRVMEELLEVLKDPYAYTSDQIPYSALPSESSQPYKTFCGT, encoded by the coding sequence ATGTCTAAGGATAATAAATGTCCACCAATTGGTTGGAATTTTGATAACAGCTATGCCGAATTGCCAGAAACATTCTATAGCAAAGTAAAGCCTACTCCAGTGCGGTCTCCACAGCTTGTAATATTAAATGATTCATTAGCTATTTCTCTGGGACTTGACATTCAGGGGCTAAAGAGTAATGAAGGTATTGAAGTATTAGCTGGAAATAAACTTCTCGAAGGATTTTTTCCACTAGCGCAAGCATATGCAGGGCATCAATTTGGTCATTTTACGATGCTTGGAGACGGTCGTGCGATTCTTCTAGGGGAACAATTAAATGCTAAAGGAGAACGTTTTGATATTCAACTAAAAGGTCCAGGAAGAACACCATACTCACGTGGAGGAGATGGACGGGCTGGGCTTGGACCAATGCTACGTGAATATATAATCAGTGAAGCAATGAATGCTTTAGGGATACCTACAACCCGTAGTTTAACTGTTGTGACAACGGGTGAGTCAGTCGTTCGAGAAACGCTCCAGCCGGGAGCCATACTTACGCGTACTGCATCGAGCCATATACGTGTTGGAACGTTTCAATATATTGCAAACTGGGGTAGCGTTGAAGAACTTAAACAGTTGGCTGATTACACAATCAATAGGCATTTTCCAAATATTAAAGATAGCGATGATAAATACCTAGGATTACTGAGAGAAGTAAGTAAGCGCCAAGCTGAATTAATTGCAAAATGGCAGCTTGTTGGATTTATTCATGGAGTAATGAACACTGATAACATGGCAATTGGTGGAGAAACGATTGATTATGGACCGTGTGCATTCATGGACACTTATGACACGAAAACGGTGTTCAGCTCAATCGATAGACATGGACGCTACGCCTATGAAAATCAGCCTAAGATAGGTGCTTGGAACTTGGCACGGTTTGCCGAAACGCTGTTGCCATTATTACATCAGGAAGAATCTCAAGCCATCACTATTGCACAACAGGAGCTTGAAAAGTTTATGCCACAATATGAAAGTATTTGGCTTAAAGGAATGCGAGCGAAATTAGGATTATTCGGTGAAGTGCCAGAAGATGAGGCTTTGATAAATAGTCTCTTAAGCATTATGGAAAAGCACAAAGCAGACTATACTAATACGTTTCGCACATTAACTTTAAATTCTAAGGATAAGAAAGATATTACGGACATGAACAACAAGTATGGGATTTTTAAAGCTACTGAATTTATTCAGTGGCAGGAAAAGTGGATGGGAAGAAAAGCTAGGCAACAAGAAAAAATGGAATCTTCGTATCAATTAATGAAAAGCTCTAACCCTGCAGTTATTCCACGAAACCATAGAGTCGAAGAAGCATTAGAAGCTGCAGTAGGCGAGCAGGACTATCGTGTAATGGAAGAACTTCTCGAAGTGCTTAAAGACCCCTATGCTTATACTTCAGACCAAATTCCGTATTCTGCCTTACCTTCTGAATCAAGTCAACCCTATAAAACGTTTTGTGGTACATAA